In uncultured Campylobacter sp., a genomic segment contains:
- the hemC gene encoding hydroxymethylbilane synthase has translation MEKLKIATRKSVLAMWQSEHIRDKILSRYPELAVELTGMKTKGDVILDTPLAKIGGKGLFTKELEDSMLSGETHIAVHSLKDVPVVFPEGLVLAAICSREDVRDAMLSEKYAKFEDLPEGARVGTTSLRRKMQLLAMRPDLEIISLRGNVQTRLRKLKEGEFDAIILAMAGVNRLNLRSEVAHIVPFELDQMVPAMGQGALGIEAREDAEILNLIEFLKDEKAVIETTVERDFVAMLEGGCQVPIGVNANLNGDKIEIRAVVGLPDGSESIRENIVAQKSQWKSVGAELGRIFIGKGAKELLKRAEEMANI, from the coding sequence ATGGAAAAACTAAAAATCGCAACGAGAAAAAGCGTGCTAGCGATGTGGCAAAGCGAGCATATCAGGGATAAAATTTTATCGCGTTACCCGGAGCTTGCGGTCGAGCTAACCGGCATGAAAACCAAAGGCGACGTGATACTCGATACGCCGCTAGCTAAGATCGGCGGCAAGGGGCTTTTTACAAAAGAGCTAGAAGATAGCATGCTAAGCGGCGAAACGCACATCGCCGTGCATAGTCTAAAAGACGTGCCCGTCGTGTTTCCGGAGGGGCTAGTGCTAGCTGCGATCTGCTCGCGCGAGGACGTGAGAGACGCGATGTTAAGCGAAAAATACGCTAAATTTGAGGATCTGCCAGAAGGCGCGCGCGTGGGCACGACGAGTCTGCGCCGCAAAATGCAGCTTTTAGCGATGCGTCCAGATCTTGAGATAATCTCGCTACGAGGCAACGTCCAAACTCGCCTGCGCAAGCTAAAAGAGGGCGAATTTGACGCGATCATCCTAGCGATGGCGGGCGTGAACCGCTTAAATTTACGCTCCGAAGTCGCGCATATAGTGCCGTTTGAGCTAGATCAGATGGTGCCTGCGATGGGGCAGGGCGCGCTTGGTATCGAGGCTAGAGAGGACGCTGAAATTTTAAATTTGATAGAGTTTTTAAAAGACGAAAAAGCCGTCATAGAAACGACCGTGGAGCGCGATTTCGTCGCGATGCTAGAGGGCGGCTGCCAGGTGCCTATCGGCGTAAATGCAAATTTAAACGGCGATAAGATCGAGATACGCGCCGTCGTGGGACTGCCCGACGGTAGCGAGAGTATACGCGAAAACATCGTCGCGCAAAAAAGCCAGTGGAAAAGCGTGGGCGCCGAGCTTGGGCGGATATTTATCGGCAAGGGCGCAAAAGAGCTGCTAAAACGCGCCGAGGAGATGGCAAATATATGA
- a CDS encoding FxsA family protein has protein sequence MIRHFFTPYVVLEIVAAYFFIHAYGFLNLVLEVISTAILGLFFMFRVGFFQLTSNIAFFKPADVFSSVGMAIGGFFMFIPGLITDVLGAAIVAVAFFANLKNGGERARAGEFYREKFESGQSKPRDDGEIIDVEVVEEKRQIWKN, from the coding sequence ATGATAAGGCATTTTTTTACGCCCTACGTCGTTTTGGAGATCGTGGCGGCGTATTTTTTTATCCATGCGTACGGATTTTTAAATTTGGTCCTTGAAGTCATCTCGACGGCTATTTTAGGGCTATTTTTTATGTTTCGCGTCGGATTTTTTCAGCTAACTAGCAACATCGCGTTTTTTAAGCCCGCGGACGTCTTTAGTAGCGTAGGTATGGCGATCGGAGGCTTTTTTATGTTTATCCCTGGGCTTATCACCGACGTTTTGGGCGCGGCGATCGTAGCGGTAGCGTTTTTTGCAAATTTAAAAAACGGCGGCGAGCGGGCGAGAGCGGGCGAATTTTACCGCGAAAAATTTGAAAGCGGACAGAGCAAACCGCGCGATGACGGCGAAATCATCGACGTCGAAGTCGTAGAAGAAAAGAGGCAAATATGGAAAAACTAA
- a CDS encoding proline--tRNA ligase, which produces MKFSKLYAPTAKEAPKDASLASHKFLLRAGYAEQVGSGLYNFLPLGKRVLENITNIIKEEMDEAGSQEILMSFVTSAELWRESGRYEFYGKELLRFKDRKENDFVLSPTNEESVVALVRGKVTSYKQLPLNLYQINTKFRDEARPRFGLLRGREFLMKDGYSFHSNAEDLDREFDLMEKTYSKIFTRLGLNFRAVRADSGAIGGSGSKEFMVLASSGEDDIIVCENCDYAANVEAATRAKRTTQAERPEADAAKFLTPDAKTIKDVAEFFRVDEFYCIKAVIKKAIFIDAKGEKSEKIVVFFVRGEDELQEVKAQNACGAVELADATETEITAVGLVGGFCGPVGLKGVEFYIDNELRGESQMICGANERDYHFVGVSVSSFNAERFKDLTAVKAGDKCPCCGGNLSVSKGIEVGHIFKLGTKYSEPMGATFLDENGKAKPFIMGCYGIGVSRLVAVAVEASHDEKGIIWNETLTPFKFEIIVSNLKDEEGVKFAQGLYDDLRAAGVSVLLDDRNERFGVKMSEFELMGFPYAVIVGKGLADGTVELVTRDGLVKETLKASEILARLKSL; this is translated from the coding sequence ATGAAATTTAGCAAACTTTACGCGCCGACGGCAAAAGAAGCGCCAAAAGACGCGAGTCTGGCAAGTCATAAATTTTTGCTCCGAGCGGGCTACGCCGAGCAGGTAGGTAGCGGGCTTTACAACTTTTTGCCGCTTGGTAAACGGGTGCTTGAAAACATAACAAATATCATAAAAGAAGAGATGGATGAGGCCGGCTCGCAAGAAATCCTGATGAGTTTCGTCACCTCCGCCGAGCTTTGGCGAGAGAGCGGACGGTATGAGTTTTACGGCAAGGAGCTTTTGCGCTTTAAGGATCGCAAAGAAAACGACTTTGTTTTAAGCCCGACAAACGAAGAGAGCGTGGTCGCGCTCGTGCGAGGCAAAGTAACGTCCTACAAGCAACTACCGCTAAATTTATATCAGATAAATACCAAATTTAGAGATGAGGCAAGGCCGAGATTCGGGCTACTTAGAGGGCGCGAGTTTTTGATGAAGGACGGATATAGCTTCCACTCAAACGCCGAGGATCTGGACCGCGAATTTGACCTGATGGAAAAAACTTATAGCAAAATTTTTACTCGTCTCGGGTTAAATTTCCGCGCGGTTAGAGCCGATAGCGGTGCGATAGGCGGCAGCGGAAGTAAAGAGTTTATGGTGCTAGCTAGTAGCGGCGAGGACGATATAATCGTCTGCGAAAACTGCGACTACGCCGCAAACGTAGAGGCCGCAACCCGCGCAAAACGAACGACGCAGGCCGAAAGACCCGAGGCTGATGCGGCTAAATTTTTAACGCCCGATGCCAAAACCATCAAGGACGTGGCGGAGTTTTTTAGAGTCGACGAGTTTTACTGCATAAAAGCTGTGATAAAAAAGGCGATTTTTATCGATGCTAAAGGCGAAAAGAGCGAGAAAATCGTGGTATTTTTCGTGCGCGGCGAGGACGAGCTGCAAGAGGTCAAGGCTCAAAACGCGTGCGGCGCGGTTGAGCTAGCGGACGCAACCGAGACCGAGATTACAGCGGTCGGGTTAGTCGGCGGATTTTGCGGGCCGGTCGGGCTAAAGGGCGTGGAGTTTTATATCGATAATGAGCTTCGCGGCGAATCGCAGATGATCTGCGGCGCAAACGAGCGGGATTATCACTTCGTGGGCGTTAGCGTTAGTAGCTTTAACGCGGAGCGCTTCAAAGACCTAACCGCCGTAAAAGCGGGCGATAAATGCCCTTGCTGCGGCGGAAATTTAAGCGTTAGCAAAGGTATCGAGGTTGGGCATATATTTAAGCTAGGCACCAAGTACTCAGAGCCGATGGGTGCGACGTTTTTGGACGAAAACGGCAAGGCAAAACCGTTTATCATGGGCTGCTACGGCATCGGCGTTAGCCGCCTAGTTGCCGTCGCCGTCGAGGCTAGCCACGACGAAAAAGGCATAATCTGGAACGAAACCCTAACTCCGTTTAAATTTGAAATCATCGTCTCAAATTTAAAGGACGAAGAGGGCGTTAAATTTGCGCAGGGGCTTTACGATGACCTGCGTGCGGCGGGCGTTTCGGTGCTGCTTGACGATAGAAACGAGCGCTTTGGCGTAAAAATGAGCGAATTTGAGCTGATGGGATTTCCTTATGCCGTGATCGTGGGCAAGGGGCTAGCAGATGGCACGGTAGAGCTTGTTACGCGGGACGGTCTGGTTAAAGAAACGCTCAAAGCGAGCGAAATTTTAGCGCGCCTAAAGAGCCTATGA
- the hemA gene encoding glutamyl-tRNA reductase, with product MHYASVSFTHKNTDISVREKLSFSNIERKNEILRLISSSQNINECMVLSTCNRVEIIASVKTVEGASKHIIACMSLICGIPFEELQSRADVYEDNGAVHHLFAVASSLDSLVIGETQIAGQLKEAYKFARANGKCGAKLGRAMEFAFKCAAEVRNKTEISKNPISVSSVAVAKAKEIFGTLNGMVAVIVGAGEMAELAAKHLIASGARTIIISRNKERAKNLALTLGDNNEYDSLSNVAQYINKYQIIFSATAAPHPVLIDAMVELKEFKRYFFDIAVPRDIAIAQSENIKIYAVDDLQEIVNKNLALREEQAQIAYGIVGRNTAAFFQMLRELAVTPLIKGIREQAKECAQRELAKAIKKGYLKHSDKEEAYRLIHQVFKAFLHAPTINLKNLAGAAGSEAQLRAIGEVFNVAEQTPQEENNEFEWENE from the coding sequence ATGCATTACGCAAGCGTGAGCTTTACGCATAAAAACACCGATATCTCCGTGCGCGAAAAGCTCTCTTTTTCTAACATTGAGCGCAAAAACGAAATTTTACGCCTCATTAGCTCCAGCCAAAACATCAACGAGTGCATGGTGCTAAGCACCTGCAACCGCGTCGAGATCATCGCTAGCGTAAAGACCGTCGAAGGCGCTAGCAAGCACATCATCGCTTGTATGTCGCTTATCTGCGGCATCCCTTTTGAGGAGCTGCAAAGCAGAGCCGACGTCTACGAGGATAACGGCGCCGTGCATCATCTCTTTGCCGTGGCTAGCTCGCTAGATAGCCTTGTTATCGGCGAAACGCAGATCGCAGGGCAGCTAAAAGAGGCGTATAAATTTGCCCGCGCTAACGGCAAATGCGGCGCAAAGCTCGGACGGGCGATGGAGTTTGCCTTTAAGTGCGCGGCGGAAGTGCGAAACAAAACCGAAATCTCCAAAAATCCGATCTCCGTTTCAAGCGTCGCGGTGGCGAAGGCAAAGGAAATTTTCGGCACGCTAAACGGCATGGTCGCCGTGATAGTGGGCGCGGGAGAGATGGCGGAGCTAGCCGCAAAGCACCTGATCGCAAGCGGCGCGCGAACGATAATCATCAGCCGAAACAAAGAGCGCGCTAAAAATTTAGCCCTGACGCTGGGGGATAATAACGAGTACGACTCGCTTTCAAACGTAGCGCAGTACATAAATAAATATCAAATAATATTTTCCGCGACCGCCGCGCCGCATCCGGTTTTGATCGACGCGATGGTCGAGCTAAAGGAGTTTAAACGCTATTTTTTTGATATAGCCGTGCCGCGCGATATCGCGATCGCGCAAAGCGAAAATATCAAAATTTACGCCGTGGACGACCTGCAAGAAATCGTAAATAAAAATCTCGCCCTGCGCGAGGAGCAAGCTCAGATCGCATACGGTATAGTCGGGCGAAATACGGCGGCGTTTTTCCAAATGCTGCGCGAGCTAGCCGTCACGCCGCTAATCAAAGGCATCAGAGAGCAGGCCAAGGAGTGTGCCCAGAGGGAGCTAGCAAAAGCCATAAAAAAGGGCTATCTAAAACATAGCGACAAAGAGGAGGCATATCGCCTCATACATCAGGTTTTTAAGGCGTTTTTACACGCGCCGACGATAAATTTAAAAAACCTCGCCGGAGCTGCGGGAAGCGAAGCGCAGCTAAGAGCGATCGGGGAAGTATTTAACGTAGCGGAGCAAACGCCGCAAGAAGAAAATAATGAATTTGAATGGGAGAACGAATGA
- a CDS encoding polyprenyl synthetase family protein translates to MEKIDLIMKNFIAELGYEPANAMFARINSGKKLRSKLLLKIAGESEQSLKICAITELIHLASLLHDDVIDDAGTRRGSPSINASFGAKNAVMLGDILYSKGFYELSKFPHEIAGEISGAVSKLSVGEMMDVELSAKFNEDKSAYETMIYYKTAVLIESAAAVGAMLAGLDARNFKIYGKNLGLAFQIIDDILDVTQDAATLGKPNFSDFKEGKTTLPYIYLYESLNEADKEKLKSLFKKDLSEAEQGWVRAKMNETGAIKKSIEAAKNLGEQAIKSVEKFNVDGLESIVKSMIDREF, encoded by the coding sequence ATGGAAAAAATCGATCTGATAATGAAAAATTTTATCGCTGAGCTTGGTTACGAGCCCGCAAATGCGATGTTTGCTCGGATAAATTCGGGCAAAAAGCTGCGCTCTAAGCTGCTTTTAAAAATAGCGGGCGAGAGCGAGCAGAGTCTTAAAATTTGCGCGATTACCGAGCTTATCCACCTAGCTAGCCTGCTTCACGACGACGTGATAGATGATGCGGGCACTAGGCGCGGAAGCCCGAGTATAAATGCGAGCTTTGGCGCCAAAAACGCCGTGATGCTAGGCGATATCCTCTACTCTAAGGGCTTTTACGAGCTATCTAAATTCCCGCATGAGATCGCGGGCGAGATATCGGGCGCGGTTAGCAAGCTAAGCGTGGGCGAGATGATGGACGTGGAGTTATCGGCTAAATTTAACGAAGATAAATCCGCGTACGAAACGATGATCTACTATAAAACCGCCGTTTTGATCGAGTCTGCCGCCGCGGTTGGAGCGATGTTAGCGGGACTTGATGCGCGTAATTTTAAAATTTACGGTAAAAATTTAGGTCTAGCTTTTCAGATAATCGACGACATCCTAGATGTCACGCAAGATGCCGCGACGCTTGGAAAGCCAAATTTTAGCGACTTTAAGGAGGGCAAAACGACGCTGCCTTACATTTATCTTTACGAAAGCTTAAACGAAGCGGACAAAGAGAAGCTAAAAAGCTTGTTTAAAAAAGATCTGAGCGAGGCCGAGCAAGGCTGGGTGAGGGCGAAGATGAACGAAACTGGCGCGATAAAAAAAAGCATAGAAGCGGCGAAAAATTTAGGCGAGCAGGCTATAAAATCGGTAGAAAAATTTAACGTAGACGGCCTAGAAAGTATCGTAAAATCAATGATAGACAGGGAATTTTAA
- a CDS encoding DUF2018 family protein — MDYDIFSQSPREKFFDILFNANKNLVENELEKTFEKFIAMSEFCEKNGFDETAQNSFISQNQTLINERLNDIYIGLSGDILSQNE, encoded by the coding sequence ATGGATTATGATATATTTTCTCAAAGTCCTAGAGAAAAATTTTTTGATATTTTATTTAACGCGAATAAAAATTTAGTCGAAAACGAGCTTGAAAAAACCTTTGAAAAATTTATCGCGATGAGCGAATTTTGCGAAAAAAACGGCTTTGACGAAACGGCGCAAAATTCGTTTATCTCTCAAAATCAGACGCTTATAAACGAGCGGCTAAACGACATTTATATCGGGCTTAGTGGGGATATTTTAAGTCAAAATGAGTAA
- a CDS encoding HAD family hydrolase, with the protein MKCVIFDMDGTLIDSAKAICETVNEVRRELGLEGDLAAEFIVKAINEPGRNLGLDFYGIDKPDMKLRDNFEAKFKKNYREYAAAYEGVDGLLAGLKEAGHFVALASNAPRYTLDEILQRSGIFKFFDLIVGADENIPQKPDPAMLNLILKSGEFDKAIFVGDSKKDELAARNAGMRYLNVCWGFGSKSPSCDNVFTVAEAALYIEKL; encoded by the coding sequence GTGAAATGCGTGATATTTGACATGGACGGCACGCTCATAGATAGCGCAAAAGCCATCTGCGAGACGGTAAACGAGGTGCGGCGCGAGCTGGGGCTAGAGGGTGATTTGGCCGCGGAGTTTATCGTAAAGGCCATAAACGAGCCGGGGCGAAATTTGGGGCTTGACTTTTACGGTATAGATAAGCCCGATATGAAGCTGCGGGATAACTTTGAAGCTAAATTTAAGAAAAACTACCGCGAATACGCCGCGGCATACGAGGGCGTCGATGGACTGCTAGCAGGACTAAAAGAGGCCGGGCATTTCGTCGCTCTAGCTAGCAATGCGCCGCGATATACTTTGGATGAGATTTTGCAAAGAAGCGGGATATTTAAATTTTTTGATCTTATCGTCGGAGCGGACGAAAACATACCTCAAAAACCAGATCCAGCTATGTTAAATTTGATACTAAAATCAGGCGAATTTGATAAAGCAATATTTGTCGGAGATAGTAAAAAAGATGAGCTTGCCGCGCGCAATGCAGGTATGAGATATCTAAACGTTTGTTGGGGTTTTGGTAGCAAAAGCCCAAGCTGCGACAATGTCTTTACGGTGGCGGAAGCAGCCCTATATATCGAGAAGTTATAA
- a CDS encoding aminotransferase class I/II-fold pyridoxal phosphate-dependent enzyme: MQKETIATHYGYDTKAGPGAMAVPIYQTTAYDFGSAEAAAARFALEDPGHIYTRLGNPTTDVLESRIAALEEGSASIVTASGQSAIFYSIANLAAVGDNIVVAKKIYGGTMVLFIHTLKRFGIEARVFDSDTADDLENLIDDKTRAIFFETLSNPQIAIPNFKKIVEIADKHGVVTIADNTVPTPIIFQPLNHGIDVVVHSASKYICGQGLSLAGAVVASKNLNAKLVGNARYAHFNVPDESYHGLVYAQMADKFDIYTLRMRVALVRDIGATISPFNSWQLIQGLETLSVRIERHSQNARKIAEFLNSHKYVKRVTYPTLKSDSEHEKAQKYFAGGMASGLMCFETDSYERAVKMLSKVKLFKIVVNIGDSKSLITHPASTTHQQLSSEELIKAGITKELIRISVGLENADDLIADLAQALE, encoded by the coding sequence ATGCAAAAAGAGACGATCGCCACGCACTACGGCTACGATACTAAGGCAGGTCCTGGCGCCATGGCGGTGCCGATTTACCAGACTACGGCTTATGATTTCGGTAGCGCCGAGGCGGCTGCGGCGAGGTTCGCGCTAGAAGACCCCGGCCACATTTACACGAGGCTGGGAAACCCCACTACGGACGTGCTAGAGAGCCGTATAGCCGCGCTCGAGGAGGGCTCGGCCTCTATCGTGACGGCTAGCGGTCAGTCGGCGATTTTTTACTCGATCGCAAATTTAGCCGCAGTCGGCGACAACATCGTCGTGGCAAAGAAAATTTATGGCGGCACGATGGTTCTTTTTATACATACGCTTAAGCGTTTCGGTATCGAGGCGCGGGTGTTTGACAGCGACACGGCGGACGATCTTGAAAATTTGATAGACGACAAAACCCGCGCGATATTTTTCGAGACGCTATCAAATCCGCAAATCGCAATCCCGAATTTTAAAAAGATCGTCGAGATAGCGGATAAGCACGGCGTCGTAACGATCGCAGATAACACCGTGCCTACGCCGATCATTTTCCAACCACTAAATCACGGCATCGACGTCGTCGTGCATAGCGCGAGCAAATATATCTGCGGCCAGGGCCTAAGCCTAGCGGGCGCGGTCGTAGCTAGCAAAAATTTAAACGCCAAACTAGTCGGCAACGCCAGATACGCGCACTTTAACGTGCCAGATGAAAGCTATCACGGGCTAGTTTACGCCCAGATGGCGGATAAATTCGACATCTATACGCTGCGCATGAGGGTGGCTTTGGTGCGCGATATAGGCGCTACGATCTCGCCTTTTAACTCTTGGCAGCTCATCCAGGGGCTTGAGACGTTAAGCGTTCGTATCGAGAGGCACTCGCAAAATGCGCGCAAAATCGCAGAGTTTTTAAACTCGCACAAATACGTAAAACGCGTAACCTATCCGACGCTAAAAAGCGACTCGGAGCACGAAAAGGCGCAAAAATACTTTGCTGGCGGAATGGCTAGCGGGCTAATGTGCTTTGAAACCGATAGCTATGAGCGCGCCGTAAAGATGCTTAGCAAGGTAAAGCTCTTTAAAATCGTCGTAAATATCGGTGACTCAAAGTCGCTCATCACGCATCCCGCATCCACTACGCACCAGCAGCTCTCGAGCGAGGAGCTAATAAAAGCGGGCATAACAAAAGAGCTAATCAGAATCAGCGTCGGCCTAGAAAACGCGGACGACCTCATCGCCGATCTGGCGCAGGCTTTAGAGTAA